ACTGGGGTTGAGACAGAAGGTAAGGGAGAAGGTCTTTCCTTAATCCTTATGGGCTGATAGGAGGGGGGCAGGAGTAGGAGTTGGAGTTGGAGGCTCAGACAGCCATAGCCAACACTACTACCTACACTGAAGGTAATGTGGAGAATAGGCATTGTGTTTTTTGGTGATTTACTTACTATCTACTCTCTAGTGGTCTGAATGGAATTGTATTAAAGGTGGGGCGGTTGAGTAAATATTGAGAGAAAATGGGGGTTCGGGTTCATTGTAGGAGCCCTCTTCTCTTCTTGTGCAAGGGATAGGAATTTATATGCATTACATACATCTCCATACTTGTTTTCAGACATGAAATCTCTAAGAAAAAGCAATCAAAATAGTTGGTTGTTAGGGTTGATGATTGTGTTGTAGTGTAAAGTGAGGGGTGGGAAAGTGTGGTGTTTGCAATGATGAAGTGCGCAGCTACAGACAGCATTTTGGTACTACTGATCAGTTCAAAAACCATACCGCcgaccccaccccaccccacttttaaattttaataaaatcttaataaagCTGTCCGAATGGAATGGTACATCCCACATCTTATCATGATTCATGTATGGCAATGAGCAAGAAAAGAAGGCACaccattttcaattaaaaatcaaattcaacaatACCGCTACTATAGGCTAGAGTGTATTCAGAGAGTGATTGGAGTGGAATTGAATGAATGCCCAATTGCCAATGGCCCGACCCCGCAAATCAAACATTACAAAACTCTTCtgcatttcattttcattaataatactaaaagTTGGTTGGGGGCACCCCCCACCCCATATTACATTGCACatctacatacatatatatatatatgacattcCCTCAGGGGGTGGAATAGTGAGTAAACTAAAATTTACAGTAAAGGAGGTTGTGAGGGCCGGCGGGCGTACATTGATCAAATTTCCACGCAGCACCCACCTTGCACTATTCCACTGTATTCCACATCCACATTTACCTTCACCAGTTTACCATTTTGCCCTCCCTTTCCATTCCCATTCCCATTCCCGTTCACATTCACATAGAAGCCATGTGGTGCACCCTGGTACGCTGACCCCGTCACCACCGTCCTCTCCCCAACTTCCACCGCGCAAGCCCCCACTTGTACCCCCGACTCTACATCCCCCCAGCATATCAATGCATTCCCCTTTTTACCCTTCTCCACCCCCACGCATGACCTCGGGCATCGACTCACCCCCCACGCCTCCTCCTCCACCCTCCACTCACCCCTCCCCATTCCATACACCTCCGCGCTGCTCTTGAACACGCCTTGCGTCTCCGTCCCGTACCCACTCACCACCCAGAACTCCGACCCTATAATCACACCCTCGCACTCGTCTCGCTCCTCCCTCATCCTCCCCAACTCACACCACTCCTTCTTCTTGATGTCCAAAACCCACGCCGAGTTCAACGCGTTTTTGCTCTCGTCGTGCCCCCCAGCCACTAAAACTTTGCCTTCAACTGCCCCCACCGCGAAAAAGGACCGAGTCGAAGGCATATCAGCACACTGAGTCCACTTCTGAGTCGTGAACTCGTAAACGAAAACGTCCCTCACCGGATCCCAACTCGATGGATCCCACCCACCCATTAGTATAAGCTTCCCTTCCGTGCTCACCACTTGACAGAACAAGGGCAAACCATCTGGGTATTTGGGAACCGGGGGGAGTCGGTCCCAGCTCATAGTCACCGGGTCAAATAAAGAAATCCCGTACCTGGGTTGACCCACTGGTTTGTTGTGGGAGTGGGCGGGAAGCGCCTGAACCAAGCATGCGGCTTTGTGGGTAAACCCGGATTGCTTTCGGTGGTAGTAGAAGTCGTTACTTAGGAGAAGATGGCGCCAGCGTTTGCAGACGCGGGAAGATAATCGGTGGGCGGAGTAGTGGAGTCGAGAGAGGCATTCGAGAGCGAGTTCTTCTGGCAAACCGGGTATGAGCTCAGTGAACTCTTCTAGATCATCATCCATTATTATGGAGAGAAGGAATAACTAAGCTCCTTTTGGTATTGGGTTTGGGTTAAAAATGGGAAATTTTTGGAAAGATGATGATAAGTGATGTGAGATTGGGGGAGGGGTTCAAGAATTTATAGGGGGAGTGGGGGGCGGGTGTAGAAGAAGCGAAGAAGATAGAGAAATCAGACGTGGCAGACAGGGTTGGGATTTGGTTCTTGCAAATTGGAATTGGGCTTCTAGCTCTGTAGTTGTAGAGATGAAGAAGTTGCAAGTTGATGTGTTGATTGGGGTGAGGGGTGAGAtattgagagagagaatacaatacaatatacatatatgtatgtatcaCTTTGAATGCCTGTCggctttcttttttcctacGACATTAAAATTATGTCTCCTCTATCTCTATCTACATCCATTACGACAAAATATTCatacaatacaaatattataatcttatattataataataacaataatataaatacaaattttggagcatctttaataatttgtatgaGTGGTCTTCCACGcgactaaaatatattacaaaaatttaaatatatatttctttgtttttgtaatgattATGTATCTTTAAtggttataataataataataatagtgagAAGAGAATGAAGGAGTTATTAGTGTGTGTTGATCCAATTTCAGTTTTGAGCATTAAGTAATCAAGTGTTGAAAAAggataataaatttgttgtttGCACACCAACAGAAGTGAAGTTACAAGTataggagagagagagagactgaGATAAGGGAGGGCGGTGGCAGTGGTGGGCCTAAACAGAGCCCCACGTAATGTtgatattttagtattatgaGTGAGTTATATGTATAGGAGtggatattttatatatatgggaaTTGGGATGAGTAGATAAAGTCTTGACTCGGAGACATGCCCCACTTTTGAAATTATCTATTACATGTATGAACAAAGTGGAATAATGGAACATGCATTCATCAATCatcatctctttttcttttgctttggCGTTGGCGACCATTCATCTATTTACATGCCTCCCCAACAACTATCCCCCCAACTCCCAATAAACTGTTAACGTTTTCTCACTTCactacattttctatttttttcatctcaaaatataattttgcaaaaattgcaTGCAACAACAGCCATCACATTTAAAGTTGAACcttatctttgtttttggttACACAACTCAAACCTTATCACTTATCCCAAACATGCGGTCACCCAACGACCTCTCTcccaaaatttgaataatgacACATTTGACTTTCCTCCAATTCTTTCCCAACAACACACGTAACCATGCACAGATGCTCACAAACCTCATCCCAATTGTTCATAACCTTAACtaatcaatcaaaaaattaaatgatgatTCAtgtatatactaattattttcattatttataaggatgtaaagtaatttttatatacaaacataataattatatatactttatcatattataaaattcttaaCACCATTATAAATACTCAACAC
This region of Sesamum indicum cultivar Zhongzhi No. 13 linkage group LG4, S_indicum_v1.0, whole genome shotgun sequence genomic DNA includes:
- the LOC105159641 gene encoding F-box/kelch-repeat protein At2g44130-like, with the translated sequence MDDDLEEFTELIPGLPEELALECLSRLHYSAHRLSSRVCKRWRHLLLSNDFYYHRKQSGFTHKAACLVQALPAHSHNKPVGQPRYGISLFDPVTMSWDRLPPVPKYPDGLPLFCQVVSTEGKLILMGGWDPSSWDPVRDVFVYEFTTQKWTQCADMPSTRSFFAVGAVEGKVLVAGGHDESKNALNSAWVLDIKKKEWCELGRMREERDECEGVIIGSEFWVVSGYGTETQGVFKSSAEVYGMGRGEWRVEEEAWGVSRCPRSCVGVEKGKKGNALICWGDVESGVQVGACAVEVGERTVVTGSAYQGAPHGFYVNVNGNGNGNGKGGQNGKLVKVNVDVEYSGIVQGGCCVEI